In a genomic window of Caloenas nicobarica isolate bCalNic1 chromosome 1, bCalNic1.hap1, whole genome shotgun sequence:
- the AICDA gene encoding single-stranded DNA cytosine deaminase produces the protein MLAEQSVCILSVSPGVTPPYNHTPASSRDLSDSTLNHTPMKSGRGLLMKRKLFLYNFKNLRWAKGRRETYLCYVVKRRDSATSCSLDFGYLRNKMGCHVEVLFLRYISAWDLDPGRCYRITWFTSWSPCYDCARHVADFLRAYPNLTLRIFTARLYFCEDRKAEPEGLRRLHRAGAQIAIMTFKDYFYCWNTFVENREKTFKAWEGLHENSVHLSRKLRRILLPLYEVDDLRDAFKTLGL, from the exons ATGTTGGCAGAGCAAAGCGTGTGCATCCTGAGCGTGAGCCCGGGCGTGACGCCCCCGTACAACCACACGCCTGCCAG ctccagagacCTTTCTGACTCCACCCTCAACCACACCCCGATGAAATCTGGCAGGGG cctgctGATGAAAAGGAAACTCTTCCTCTACAATTTCAAGAACCTGCGCTGGGCCAAGGGCCGGCGTGAAACCTATCTCTGCTATGTTGTGAAGCGCCGTGACAGTGCTACATCATGTTCCCTGGACTTTGGATATCTGCGCAATAAG ATGGGCTGCCACGTGGAAGTGCTCTTCCTGCGCTACATCTCAGCCTGGGACCTGGACCCAGGCCGGTGCTACCGTATCACCTGGTTCACCTCCTGGAGCCCCTGTTACGACTGCGCCCGACACGTGGCCGACTTCCTGCGAGCCTACCCCAACCTGACCCTCCGCATCTTCACGGCACGCCTCTACTTCTGTGAGGACCGCAAGGCAGAGCCTGAGGGGCTGAGGCGCCTGCACAGGGCAGGGGCCCAAATTGCCATCATGACATTCAAAG ATTACTTCTACTGCTGGAACACATTTGTGGAGAACAGGGAAAAGACATTCAAAGCCTGGGAAGGGCTGCATGAAAACTCTGTGCACCTGTCCAGGAAACTTCGACGGATCCTCCTG CCGCTGTACGAAGTAGATGATTTACGAGATGCCTTTAAAACTCTGGGACTTTGA